In uncultured Fibrobacter sp., a single window of DNA contains:
- a CDS encoding diaminopimelate dehydrogenase, with product MMAKIAILGYGNLGRGVECAVKQAPDMELVAVFTRRDPSTVKIQTAGVPVLNVSEMEAWKDKVDVLIICGGSATDLPVLTPKYASMFNVIDSFDTHAKIPQHFAAVDAAAKGANKIAMISVGWDPGMFSLNRVYAQSILPEGKDYTFWGKGVSQGHSDAVRRIKGVKNAKQYTCPVQSALEAVRSGSMPELTTRQKHTRLVYVVAEEGADKAYIENAIKTMPNYFDEYDTTVNFISEEEFNKNHSGLAHGGFVIRTGKTGMNKEHTHVIEYSLKLDSNPEFTTSVLVAYARAALRMKANGQTGCKTVLDVPPAYLSTLSDEDLRAHCL from the coding sequence ATTATGGCAAAGATTGCTATTCTCGGTTACGGTAACCTCGGTCGCGGCGTGGAATGCGCTGTGAAGCAGGCTCCCGATATGGAACTCGTCGCTGTTTTCACTCGTCGTGACCCCTCTACGGTCAAGATTCAGACGGCTGGCGTTCCGGTGTTGAACGTTTCTGAAATGGAAGCTTGGAAGGACAAGGTGGACGTGCTCATCATCTGCGGTGGCTCTGCTACGGATCTGCCGGTGCTCACCCCGAAGTACGCTTCTATGTTCAACGTGATCGACTCCTTCGACACGCACGCCAAGATTCCGCAGCACTTCGCTGCTGTTGACGCTGCTGCCAAGGGCGCAAACAAGATTGCTATGATCTCTGTCGGTTGGGACCCGGGTATGTTCAGCTTGAACCGCGTGTATGCTCAGTCCATCCTTCCGGAAGGCAAGGACTACACGTTCTGGGGCAAGGGCGTTAGCCAGGGCCACAGCGACGCTGTTCGCCGTATCAAGGGTGTGAAGAACGCGAAGCAGTACACCTGCCCGGTGCAATCCGCTCTCGAAGCTGTGCGTAGCGGTTCCATGCCGGAACTCACCACTCGTCAGAAGCACACTCGTCTCGTTTATGTGGTTGCTGAAGAAGGTGCCGACAAGGCCTACATCGAAAACGCCATCAAGACGATGCCGAACTATTTTGATGAATACGACACCACGGTCAACTTCATCAGCGAAGAAGAATTCAACAAGAACCACAGCGGCCTCGCTCACGGTGGTTTCGTGATCCGTACCGGCAAGACCGGCATGAACAAGGAACACACGCATGTGATCGAATACAGCCTCAAGCTCGATTCCAACCCGGAATTCACGACGAGCGTTCTCGTGGCTTACGCCCGCGCAGCGCTGCGTATGAAGGCTAACGGTCAGACCGGTTGTAAGACCGTTCTCGACGTTCCGCCTGCATACCTCAGCACCTTGAGCGACGAAGACCTGAGAGCTCATTGCTTGTAG
- a CDS encoding FISUMP domain-containing protein, which translates to MKKNNFLLVLLAGLELMTACTDSSSSFDASEVCPESGRGTFQDVRDGQVYKYITIGDRVWMDQNLNYPAETSTCYDEQQSNCDIYGRLYSVQYMNDKQKNFGTFNLDIIDSICPHGWRVPTLAEWNEIVDQMDGLKHFKNSECMDVSLFGGMAYVKENPSTGEPIGYIFHDLGRYRQWITSTYDLYGSMKLFDVDLTNKEEKNTISTSNGYYSLRCIKKEDWEL; encoded by the coding sequence ATGAAAAAGAATAATTTCTTACTTGTGTTGCTTGCGGGCTTGGAATTAATGACCGCTTGCACAGACTCATCCTCCAGTTTCGATGCATCTGAAGTATGTCCAGAAAGCGGGCGTGGAACATTCCAAGATGTTCGAGATGGTCAAGTGTATAAATACATCACCATTGGCGATAGAGTGTGGATGGACCAAAACCTGAATTACCCAGCGGAAACTAGCACTTGCTATGATGAACAGCAAAGCAATTGCGACATCTATGGAAGGCTGTATTCTGTACAGTATATGAACGATAAACAAAAAAACTTCGGAACTTTTAACCTAGATATCATTGATTCCATTTGTCCCCATGGATGGCGCGTTCCCACCTTGGCTGAATGGAATGAAATCGTTGATCAAATGGATGGTCTCAAACATTTCAAAAATAGCGAATGTATGGACGTTTCTTTATTTGGCGGAATGGCTTATGTTAAAGAAAATCCAAGTACAGGCGAGCCCATAGGGTACATTTTTCACGATTTGGGAAGATATAGACAATGGATTACTTCAACATACGATTTGTATGGAAGTATGAAGTTGTTTGATGTTGATTTAACCAACAAAGAAGAAAAAAATACTATATCCACATCCAATGGTTACTATTCTCTTCGTTGTATAAAAAAAGAAGATTGGGAGCTATGA
- a CDS encoding dUTP diphosphatase has protein sequence MPFQTIKIQYLDDSIPKLTYVGGKSDWIDLAAAETVTLKAGEFRLIHLGVAMKLPEGYEAHIAPRSSTFKNFGILQVNSVGVVDSSYCGANDWWKMPVYATRDVVIEKGSRIAQFRIMEIQPTLTFEEGVLEGADRGGFGSTGI, from the coding sequence ATGCCTTTTCAGACGATTAAAATTCAGTATCTCGACGATTCCATACCGAAACTCACTTACGTTGGCGGCAAATCCGACTGGATTGACCTCGCCGCGGCAGAGACCGTGACGCTCAAGGCGGGCGAGTTCCGCTTGATTCATCTGGGGGTGGCGATGAAGCTTCCTGAAGGCTACGAGGCGCACATTGCCCCGCGCAGCTCCACTTTCAAGAATTTTGGCATTTTGCAGGTGAATTCGGTGGGCGTGGTCGATTCTAGCTACTGTGGTGCAAACGACTGGTGGAAAATGCCTGTCTATGCCACCCGTGACGTGGTAATCGAAAAGGGGAGCCGCATCGCTCAGTTCCGCATCATGGAAATCCAACCAACGCTCACCTTCGAAGAAGGTGTTCTTGAAGGTGCCGACCGTGGCGGATTTGGCAGCACAGGAATTTAG
- a CDS encoding outer membrane lipoprotein-sorting protein, whose protein sequence is MKNLFLKVLGTSLLYAATTFAQSANEIAKKVHDLPSGKTSSATISVTLIDKNGKTRNREIASYTMKDGTTDKTVLVFKTPRDVAGISYLTYDYPDKADGSTVDSDSWIYLPAMKKVRRVSGSSKDDDFQGTDFTYDDLGNRSLSKDNFTILGEEKVNGLDCWILEAKAKDTKAKVSRRVSWIDKKTYVMQKGEFYDKQNRLQKTLTCENIKQVNGYWTTLKMTMTNVQTNHKTVYEINNLKYDEKVNESYFTVSALEREQVK, encoded by the coding sequence ATGAAAAATCTGTTTTTGAAGGTACTCGGCACCTCCCTGCTGTATGCAGCAACGACATTTGCACAGTCGGCAAACGAAATCGCCAAGAAAGTCCACGACTTGCCCAGCGGAAAGACCTCTTCTGCCACCATTTCGGTCACCCTGATCGACAAGAACGGCAAGACCCGTAACCGTGAAATCGCCTCTTACACCATGAAGGACGGTACGACCGACAAGACAGTTCTCGTGTTCAAGACGCCTCGCGACGTGGCAGGCATCAGCTACCTCACCTACGACTATCCCGACAAGGCCGACGGCTCCACGGTCGATAGCGACAGCTGGATTTACCTCCCTGCCATGAAAAAGGTGCGCCGCGTTTCCGGCTCCAGCAAGGACGACGATTTCCAGGGTACGGACTTTACCTACGATGACTTGGGTAACCGCAGCCTTTCCAAGGACAACTTTACGATTCTCGGCGAAGAAAAGGTGAACGGACTTGACTGCTGGATTCTGGAAGCCAAGGCAAAAGACACGAAAGCGAAAGTGAGCCGTCGCGTTTCATGGATTGACAAGAAAACCTACGTGATGCAGAAAGGCGAATTCTACGACAAGCAGAACCGCCTGCAAAAAACGCTCACCTGCGAAAACATCAAGCAGGTCAACGGGTACTGGACCACGCTAAAAATGACCATGACCAACGTGCAGACCAACCACAAGACCGTCTATGAAATCAACAACCTGAAATACGACGAAAAAGTGAACGAAAGTTACTTTACCGTGAGCGCATTGGAACGCGAACAGGTCAAGTAG
- a CDS encoding MMPL family transporter, translating to MNVARLNQFFGKVGRFQLRHRIKILIALLVVTVICSSGLSQFALATGEADWFSETDDITRNTKKYEDTFGNLNGVGVLLVMQGEGDVFSEEMLHVIDKIGTRMKDEIPFADRLTSIIDVDIPVGNEEGFEIKKPYENGIPSDSAELAKARALVMRGSENTNALINALVSDDGRETWISLSLLPFNEKNLDKRFSDESDDYAVNVGYKLMEIIESEEFQNKGFKLYGGGMPYDSANEDRYEVPEYGVRVLCSIGVMILFLALCLRNIFGVVVPAVATLSAIASVFGAMAYFGAKADSALVTLPVVLGMALAVGYSVHYIKMFKLFFRRTGKRKESAIKCVEECGWPVLFTVLTTMASFVSFLFVNMKPLEWMGLTSAFVVLAIYLYVTILIPTLLSFGKDSAPKASCENGATLLDTKFSAWSEFVYKRRKTFIIVAGLIIVAFIPGMFKITAQLDYLTITGDKMHYIREVRELLTHKLGNQYSYTVMISYDEEGAFKKPENMQALLKLEDYLGTLSLTKWSGGKARVTSATSILKEMNRALNEGKDSFYTVPEDEYVLAQLMELSSIEMRQDFSETMDEDFKTTVVNVDMTQFTTEEALANMDSLKVKLAELFPGAKYTLLGDMIRYSEMSNRIIFGGIKSFGFSLLIIGIMLILAFSSIKLGLIGMIPNVAPVILVGGVMGYFNFALDFSTVTVMPMILGIAVDDTIHLTTHLKMRYEQCGSCAKAMNITFREIGSTMFLTTVILCSMFSVYLFSPMRFLMVLGILIIVGLSGALFADYTITPALLHVTKPFGKEKEEA from the coding sequence ATGAATGTCGCGAGGCTTAATCAATTCTTCGGCAAAGTTGGTCGCTTTCAGTTGCGCCATCGCATCAAAATCCTTATCGCTCTTCTCGTCGTTACGGTCATTTGCAGTTCCGGCTTAAGTCAATTTGCGCTTGCCACCGGAGAAGCAGACTGGTTCAGCGAAACCGATGACATCACGCGAAACACAAAGAAATACGAAGATACCTTCGGAAACCTGAATGGAGTCGGAGTTCTTCTTGTAATGCAGGGCGAAGGCGATGTCTTTAGCGAAGAAATGCTGCACGTCATCGACAAAATCGGGACCCGAATGAAGGACGAGATCCCGTTTGCCGACCGACTCACCTCGATTATCGACGTCGACATTCCTGTCGGCAACGAAGAAGGTTTCGAAATCAAGAAACCTTACGAAAACGGCATTCCATCAGATTCTGCAGAGCTTGCCAAGGCGCGCGCACTCGTCATGCGCGGGAGCGAAAATACGAACGCCCTCATCAACGCGCTTGTAAGCGACGACGGACGCGAAACATGGATTTCCCTTTCGTTGCTCCCTTTCAACGAAAAGAACCTTGACAAAAGATTTAGCGACGAATCGGATGATTACGCCGTCAACGTCGGCTACAAGCTGATGGAGATTATCGAAAGCGAAGAATTCCAGAACAAGGGTTTCAAACTCTATGGCGGCGGAATGCCCTATGACAGCGCCAACGAAGACCGCTACGAAGTACCGGAGTATGGCGTCAGGGTTCTCTGCAGTATCGGTGTCATGATCCTCTTCTTGGCATTGTGCCTACGCAACATATTTGGCGTGGTCGTTCCGGCGGTAGCAACCCTCAGTGCAATAGCATCTGTTTTTGGTGCAATGGCTTATTTTGGTGCAAAAGCAGATTCTGCCCTCGTGACATTGCCGGTGGTTCTCGGCATGGCCCTTGCCGTTGGCTATTCGGTACACTATATCAAGATGTTCAAGCTGTTCTTTAGGCGTACCGGGAAACGCAAGGAATCCGCCATCAAGTGCGTCGAGGAATGCGGATGGCCGGTGCTGTTCACGGTTCTTACGACAATGGCCTCCTTTGTCAGTTTCCTATTCGTCAACATGAAGCCCCTAGAATGGATGGGTTTAACGTCCGCCTTCGTGGTTCTCGCCATTTACCTCTACGTGACAATCCTGATTCCGACATTGCTTTCGTTCGGCAAGGACAGCGCCCCCAAAGCCTCTTGCGAAAACGGTGCAACCCTGCTCGACACGAAATTTTCGGCATGGTCAGAATTCGTGTACAAGAGAAGGAAAACTTTCATTATTGTCGCAGGCCTGATTATCGTCGCCTTCATTCCTGGAATGTTCAAGATTACCGCACAACTCGACTATCTGACTATAACGGGCGACAAGATGCACTACATTCGAGAAGTCAGGGAATTGCTCACCCACAAGCTCGGCAACCAGTATAGCTACACGGTCATGATTTCTTACGACGAAGAAGGCGCTTTCAAGAAGCCCGAAAATATGCAGGCTCTGTTGAAGCTGGAAGATTATCTGGGAACGCTTTCGCTTACCAAGTGGTCGGGCGGCAAGGCACGCGTAACATCAGCAACCAGCATCTTGAAAGAAATGAACCGAGCCTTGAACGAAGGCAAGGACTCTTTCTACACGGTTCCCGAAGACGAATACGTGCTTGCACAGCTGATGGAACTTTCTTCCATTGAAATGCGTCAGGATTTCAGTGAAACGATGGATGAAGACTTCAAGACGACCGTAGTCAACGTGGATATGACCCAGTTCACCACAGAAGAGGCTCTTGCTAATATGGATTCTTTGAAAGTGAAACTCGCCGAACTGTTCCCCGGTGCAAAGTACACCCTGTTAGGCGACATGATCCGCTATTCCGAGATGAGCAACCGCATTATATTTGGCGGCATCAAGTCCTTCGGATTTTCGCTCCTGATTATCGGCATAATGCTGATACTTGCTTTCTCAAGCATCAAACTCGGACTGATTGGCATGATTCCGAACGTGGCTCCGGTTATTTTGGTGGGTGGCGTAATGGGCTACTTTAACTTTGCCCTGGATTTCAGCACGGTCACCGTAATGCCCATGATTCTAGGTATTGCCGTAGACGACACCATTCACCTAACGACTCACCTAAAGATGCGCTATGAACAGTGCGGTTCTTGCGCAAAGGCGATGAACATCACCTTCCGCGAGATTGGATCGACCATGTTTTTAACAACGGTCATTCTGTGTTCCATGTTCAGCGTCTACCTGTTTAGCCCGATGCGTTTCTTAATGGTCCTTGGAATACTCATTATCGTAGGCCTTTCCGGAGCTCTGTTTGCAGACTATACGATCACCCCTGCACTCTTGCATGTGACAAAGCCCTTTGGAAAGGAAAAGGAGGAAGCATAA
- a CDS encoding DUF1302 family protein: MLASTPSINAQETVFLGSLTSQVGVGLPNAHHNKGDYLLGQTVFDGTIKSYLDEAMVYVNGQIVHDALGGQSTNGQSAFVADDGTFALKLREAYIDWKGEMLALRVGRQIVSWGKADDIQITDVLNPRDEANAIAADYNESKLGIDAVRLSLLTDKTQVDVYWIPFFTPSILPLAKGNPLHSHLFPEKYEDVKINAPERYDDFELPEKKLSKSEFALRASAYTSVADLSVYGFYGWDDTPFVRYSPSAAYDDDENEFPGYSIDVFGEYKRMYMIGADAAIPAGDFVFRLEGAYFPKRHFQTDVNTQFYQYIHDEKTSASKRKNQVLGLAGLDWTPSGGWVITAQYIADAVIDSDSDLERKKFVHQATLSIEKSILNETLTIMGSGALDLWDFSSVGELELDYKLTDAITLSLIGDLYLEGPDGKDGLYGEYRDYSRITFKGKMSF; this comes from the coding sequence ATGCTAGCCTCTACCCCATCGATTAACGCCCAGGAAACCGTTTTTCTTGGTAGCCTTACCTCACAGGTGGGAGTGGGACTCCCAAATGCGCACCACAACAAGGGCGATTATCTGCTTGGCCAGACCGTTTTTGACGGGACCATCAAATCGTACCTGGACGAAGCCATGGTCTATGTGAACGGCCAGATTGTTCACGACGCCTTGGGCGGGCAGTCGACAAACGGACAATCCGCTTTCGTTGCCGACGACGGAACCTTCGCCCTGAAACTCAGGGAAGCCTATATCGACTGGAAAGGCGAAATGCTTGCGCTTCGAGTCGGTCGACAGATAGTCTCGTGGGGCAAGGCCGACGACATCCAGATTACGGACGTCTTGAATCCGAGAGATGAAGCGAATGCGATTGCGGCCGACTACAACGAATCTAAGCTCGGAATCGACGCCGTACGCCTTTCCTTGTTGACCGATAAAACGCAGGTGGATGTCTACTGGATTCCCTTCTTTACGCCAAGCATTCTGCCGCTTGCCAAAGGGAACCCGCTGCATTCGCATCTTTTCCCAGAGAAATACGAAGATGTAAAAATCAATGCTCCCGAAAGATACGATGATTTCGAGCTCCCCGAGAAAAAACTTTCGAAGAGTGAATTCGCGCTCCGTGCGAGCGCCTACACCTCGGTGGCAGACCTGTCAGTGTACGGTTTCTACGGTTGGGATGACACTCCTTTCGTTCGATACTCGCCCAGCGCCGCTTATGACGATGACGAAAACGAATTCCCCGGATACTCGATTGACGTCTTTGGGGAATACAAGCGTATGTACATGATCGGAGCCGACGCAGCGATTCCTGCAGGCGACTTCGTATTCCGTCTCGAAGGTGCGTATTTCCCCAAGCGCCACTTTCAAACGGACGTCAACACACAATTCTATCAATACATTCATGACGAAAAGACCTCCGCAAGTAAACGGAAAAATCAAGTATTGGGCCTTGCCGGACTCGACTGGACACCGAGCGGAGGCTGGGTTATTACCGCCCAATATATTGCAGACGCTGTAATCGATTCCGACAGTGATCTTGAACGAAAAAAATTCGTGCATCAAGCCACCTTGAGCATCGAAAAGTCCATCTTGAACGAAACGCTCACCATTATGGGATCAGGAGCCTTGGACTTATGGGATTTTTCTTCTGTAGGCGAACTGGAACTGGATTACAAGTTGACCGACGCCATTACGCTTAGCTTGATTGGCGATCTGTACCTTGAAGGGCCTGACGGCAAGGATGGCCTGTACGGTGAATACCGCGATTACAGCAGAATCACATTCAAAGGAAAGATGTCGTTCTAA
- a CDS encoding RNA methyltransferase encodes MRKFRVVLVEPEHPHNVGFVARAMHCYALDELYIVYPRRDKVIENSYHTAPNSHEVLDKATIVHKFEDAIGDCACAVAFSRRIYGSAIKHTMMPGLSELLPEEGTIALVFGRESCGLETEEVNACTYQCEIPVPGLMSLNLAQAVTVGLYELCRSGALANGEGRAKRGSKGACETAPATIEQIDSFKKFLDRYLTGQYHDQSWRDNFLNTLLQRLHPTRNELSALFGLIRNLAKKPARLEQAADKAAKAVAASETAESK; translated from the coding sequence ATGCGTAAATTCAGAGTTGTACTTGTAGAACCGGAACATCCGCACAATGTGGGCTTTGTGGCCCGCGCCATGCATTGCTACGCCCTCGATGAACTGTATATCGTTTACCCGAGGCGTGACAAGGTCATCGAAAATTCTTACCATACGGCTCCGAACAGCCACGAGGTTTTGGATAAGGCGACTATCGTGCACAAGTTCGAAGATGCCATTGGCGATTGTGCCTGCGCCGTCGCATTCAGCCGCCGCATTTACGGTTCTGCCATCAAGCACACGATGATGCCTGGGCTTTCGGAACTTTTGCCCGAAGAAGGAACGATTGCGCTGGTGTTCGGTCGTGAATCCTGTGGGCTCGAAACCGAAGAAGTGAACGCTTGCACCTACCAGTGCGAAATTCCGGTGCCGGGACTCATGAGCTTGAACTTGGCTCAGGCCGTTACGGTGGGCCTCTACGAACTTTGTCGCAGCGGTGCGCTTGCGAACGGCGAAGGCCGTGCAAAGCGCGGAAGCAAGGGGGCTTGCGAAACAGCTCCGGCGACTATCGAACAGATCGACAGTTTCAAGAAGTTCCTGGATCGCTATCTGACCGGCCAGTATCACGATCAGTCGTGGCGTGACAATTTCCTCAACACGCTTCTGCAGCGCCTGCATCCGACCCGCAACGAACTTTCCGCATTGTTCGGTCTTATCCGAAATCTTGCGAAAAAGCCTGCCCGCCTTGAACAGGCCGCCGATAAGGCCGCAAAAGCTGTGGCGGCTAGCGAAACGGCAGAATCCAAATAA
- a CDS encoding sugar phosphate nucleotidyltransferase, giving the protein MDSLNVLILAAGLGTRLRPLTNDTPKPLVPVVDASILDLQARKARTIGNIRLHANAHYLADQVVAAGEKLGFEKVWVELPEILGTAGPLRRIYNEGYRGGLLIMNGDAYCNFDLNAFVRNAQALAAQPNGPQVALLAVDFPKVNTFRVGPDGRLAGVVGRFGSEDGLPATFSGVSWYSDEALSRICDGEFDIREFWKQEIAAGRAPFVDMTQLHATWIDMGSPEGLMAAVEARLKELGRSPDEAVVEEGVQVPAGVTLKHSVIYAGAEMESGETIENEIRGKGFAWKLAPKAPN; this is encoded by the coding sequence ATGGATTCCCTGAATGTGTTGATCTTGGCGGCGGGCCTCGGGACGCGTTTGCGCCCGCTTACAAATGATACGCCAAAACCGCTCGTCCCCGTGGTGGACGCCTCGATTCTGGATTTGCAGGCCCGAAAGGCGCGTACGATTGGGAACATTCGTTTACACGCGAATGCGCATTACCTGGCGGACCAGGTGGTGGCGGCAGGGGAGAAACTTGGCTTTGAAAAAGTCTGGGTGGAACTGCCCGAAATTCTTGGAACGGCAGGGCCTTTACGTCGCATTTATAACGAGGGCTACCGTGGTGGTCTCCTGATTATGAATGGGGACGCCTATTGTAATTTTGACCTAAACGCTTTTGTTCGGAATGCGCAGGCATTGGCCGCCCAGCCGAACGGCCCGCAGGTGGCCTTGCTCGCAGTCGATTTTCCGAAGGTGAATACGTTTCGCGTGGGGCCTGATGGTCGCTTGGCGGGTGTGGTCGGTCGTTTCGGTAGTGAAGACGGTTTGCCTGCTACGTTCTCGGGTGTTTCCTGGTACAGTGACGAGGCGCTTTCGCGAATTTGCGACGGTGAATTCGATATCCGCGAATTCTGGAAGCAAGAGATTGCTGCTGGTCGCGCCCCGTTTGTGGATATGACGCAGCTGCATGCGACTTGGATTGACATGGGCTCGCCTGAGGGATTGATGGCGGCGGTGGAAGCTCGCCTCAAGGAACTTGGTCGCAGCCCAGACGAAGCCGTTGTTGAAGAAGGCGTTCAGGTGCCTGCTGGTGTGACACTCAAGCATTCCGTGATTTATGCCGGTGCTGAAATGGAATCCGGAGAAACAATTGAAAATGAAATCCGCGGTAAGGGTTTTGCTTGGAAACTTGCGCCGAAGGCGCCTAATTAA
- a CDS encoding DUF748 domain-containing protein — translation MKKRYIALIVLAVLIVIVIAALKLGPSLAKDYVVAHSEELIGRKMKIENVEFSPFSFTVTVDDFAIYESDGTTPFVAFEKFRINANPTRLLKKEISVSEIYLKGLYTRVTQKGSQFNFSDILDKFAADSTADSAAVKTETAQTQVADTAQALNLDPTESIGFSIALENITLEKGNIIYEDLKVGSKIHLEDFSVAIPAVYFSNKNTDIGVNLKFANGGDLGVKVQFNMKTQDFGVNVTLNKLALAIAKPYLKDFINYKDFEGSLGVNLNVAGNINHILASNLSGTVAIDGLKLTETSGDVIGISHVGVGIAKANIDEMDFRIDSVLVDGASAHLNLFKDGKTNIDVLLEPIMKPAKDTPVDSTAAEEPKSNEKSKPLKAIVNKLAVTGTTVSATDHTPKQPFNYKVSNIAVNGSNINFNTPCAINVTAAFPEGGTLSLKYKGALSDISTMDAYISVKNLALKHFTPYSHHYTGYPISSGTMAFASENKMNGWNIESKNTIDIYNIDVGDKDANTDPEYTVPMKVGLYILKDKDDKIQFDVPVKGNVKDPEFSYLKIVWQTVMNLLIKVALSPFKVVGNVAATGAGAIGLDLGKNDEIRIDPLASSFSSEQYAKAQKMVEVLAKDNKLKLNFVQSFNLKRTVDAYKTRKLKTEFYKATQNKTTLNELDEKAIQAIADKDSAYAAYANAHAKELDRKALEKEILAMAEARNQELLKVLQQQPGVTKKNVTVTTAPRSALTPKKGMYKVQIDVQ, via the coding sequence ATGAAGAAACGCTACATCGCCCTTATCGTTCTCGCGGTATTGATCGTAATCGTCATCGCCGCCTTAAAACTCGGCCCTAGCCTCGCCAAAGACTATGTGGTCGCCCACTCCGAAGAACTCATCGGCCGCAAGATGAAAATCGAAAACGTGGAATTCAGCCCGTTCTCGTTCACCGTCACCGTCGACGATTTCGCTATCTACGAAAGCGACGGTACCACGCCCTTTGTAGCCTTCGAAAAATTCCGCATCAATGCAAACCCCACGCGCCTTCTCAAAAAAGAAATCAGCGTGAGCGAAATCTACCTGAAGGGGCTTTACACGCGAGTCACCCAGAAAGGTAGCCAATTCAACTTTAGCGACATTTTAGACAAGTTTGCCGCCGACAGCACCGCCGATTCCGCCGCAGTCAAAACCGAAACCGCGCAGACGCAAGTCGCCGACACGGCACAAGCCCTGAACCTCGACCCCACCGAATCCATCGGCTTCAGCATCGCCCTCGAAAATATCACGCTCGAAAAAGGCAACATCATCTACGAAGACCTCAAGGTCGGCTCCAAGATTCACCTGGAAGACTTCTCCGTCGCTATTCCCGCCGTGTACTTCAGCAACAAGAACACCGACATCGGCGTGAACCTCAAGTTCGCAAACGGCGGCGACCTGGGAGTCAAGGTACAATTCAACATGAAGACACAGGACTTCGGCGTGAACGTGACGCTCAACAAGCTTGCGCTCGCCATCGCCAAGCCCTATCTCAAGGATTTCATCAACTATAAGGATTTCGAAGGCTCTCTCGGCGTGAACCTGAATGTTGCGGGAAACATCAACCACATTCTCGCCTCGAACCTGAGCGGCACCGTCGCCATTGACGGCCTCAAGCTCACCGAAACCAGTGGCGACGTCATCGGCATTTCGCATGTGGGCGTAGGTATTGCAAAGGCGAACATAGACGAAATGGATTTCCGCATCGACTCTGTTCTCGTAGACGGAGCATCCGCGCACCTCAACCTGTTCAAGGACGGCAAGACCAACATCGACGTTCTGCTTGAACCCATTATGAAGCCCGCCAAGGACACTCCAGTTGATTCGACCGCTGCAGAGGAGCCGAAATCGAATGAAAAGTCCAAGCCGCTCAAGGCGATTGTAAATAAACTCGCTGTTACAGGTACCACCGTTTCGGCCACGGACCACACGCCCAAGCAACCGTTCAACTACAAAGTAAGCAACATCGCCGTCAACGGTTCGAACATCAACTTCAACACGCCCTGCGCCATCAACGTAACGGCCGCCTTCCCCGAAGGCGGTACACTCTCGCTCAAGTACAAGGGGGCTCTTTCGGACATCAGTACGATGGACGCCTACATAAGCGTCAAGAACCTCGCCCTCAAGCATTTCACGCCTTATAGCCACCATTACACCGGCTACCCCATTAGCTCGGGCACAATGGCCTTCGCGAGCGAAAACAAGATGAACGGCTGGAACATCGAAAGCAAGAACACCATCGACATCTACAATATCGACGTCGGCGACAAGGACGCCAATACAGACCCGGAATACACCGTCCCGATGAAAGTCGGCCTCTACATTCTAAAGGACAAGGATGACAAAATCCAGTTCGATGTTCCCGTGAAAGGCAACGTGAAAGACCCCGAATTCTCTTACCTGAAAATCGTGTGGCAGACCGTGATGAACCTACTCATCAAGGTGGCGCTTTCTCCATTTAAAGTGGTCGGAAACGTCGCTGCGACAGGCGCAGGGGCCATCGGTCTCGACCTCGGCAAGAACGACGAAATCCGTATCGACCCGCTCGCCAGTTCGTTCAGCAGCGAACAGTACGCCAAGGCTCAAAAGATGGTCGAAGTCCTCGCCAAGGACAATAAACTCAAGCTAAACTTTGTTCAAAGTTTCAACCTGAAGCGCACCGTAGACGCCTACAAGACCCGCAAGCTGAAAACCGAATTCTACAAGGCAACGCAGAACAAGACGACGCTTAACGAGCTCGACGAAAAAGCCATCCAGGCTATCGCCGACAAGGACAGCGCATACGCCGCCTACGCCAATGCGCACGCCAAGGAACTTGACCGCAAGGCCCTCGAAAAAGAAATCCTTGCGATGGCCGAAGCCCGCAACCAGGAACTCCTCAAAGTCCTGCAACAGCAGCCCGGAGTCACCAAGAAAAACGTGACCGTGACGACAGCCCCGCGTAGCGCCCTCACGCCGAAAAAAGGCATGTACAAGGTGCAAATCGACGTGCAGTAG